The proteins below are encoded in one region of Amycolatopsis magusensis:
- a CDS encoding GNAT family N-acetyltransferase, with protein MHRFLAAARGKAIGAAAMTIHEEVAVFGGASTLPEFRGRGAQTRLLRHRLRVAAASGCTWAVATARPDSVSAANLGRAGFGLHRRPVWRAPGASHGHSRA; from the coding sequence ATGCACCGGTTCCTCGCTGCGGCGCGAGGGAAGGCGATCGGCGCCGCGGCCATGACCATCCACGAGGAGGTCGCCGTGTTCGGTGGGGCGTCGACCCTTCCCGAGTTCCGGGGGAGGGGCGCGCAAACACGGTTGCTGCGCCACCGCCTCCGGGTCGCCGCGGCGTCCGGGTGCACCTGGGCGGTGGCCACCGCCCGCCCGGATTCGGTGAGTGCGGCGAATCTGGGCCGAGCGGGCTTCGGCCTCCACCGGCGCCCGGTGTGGCGGGCGCCGGGTGCGAGCCACGGTCACAGCAGGGCGTAG
- a CDS encoding WD40 repeat domain-containing serine/threonine protein kinase, translating into MGARWQTGDVVDGRYQVERAFENGGMGLVYRVRHLAWGVDLAVKCPRPELFRDEIDRQRFVDEAQVWVSLGLHPNVCACHYVRTLDGIPRVFAEFVPGGSLTDWIRDGRLYEGDRIAVLARILDFAIQTARGLEHAHSRGLVHQDVKPANVLLDEDGTAKVTDFGLARARAVAATQPADTAPGTSILVPTGGLTRAYASPEQTAGQPLSRRADIYSFAVSVLEMFTGGVIWMVGPVAGEALAAHLADGPEAGLPRMPTELAELLADCLRAESADRPRSMAEVAAALAEVYRQVVGVAYPRPEPVAADLRADELNNRALSLLDLGQPDEAAEAFTAARIADPRHLKATYNAGLLRWRRGEITDEDLVTDLEAVRADTGDPWLARHLLAQVQLERGDLDAARELLDGIEQAAPGEPDVEATLRVLRSGRAGHAFCAETVAVPWNQLSSDPLPPKLALCLTPDGRVALTGDDRGRVRVWDVRSGRCVCTLRGHRKRVTSVDITADGRFGITSGEDLSVRVWDLVRGRRLRVFRPPGLGGWSWIRSVHVRDDGRLALAAANDGPVWDVHTGQSRFHLDSHVPDDQARGLALSGSMLEVSADGRTALSAGHQDRTVRLWDLETGRYRVVTTNEKSVSGLAFGADGRTAVVGSYFAHLDVIDLADGRRLHTVAGHYSLVERLALSADGRFLLSGGADDGVRLWELGRDRCLRTFRGHLGRVSEVRFAPWGALSAGEDNTARRWTLPGGFEAAPALSKPRQHPEMVRLDAEVRAIVGEAEQEIAEGRLPRALELLNQARTIEGYERDPRVMAAWRTLGGHCARVGLRASWPLQRLTGHTKLVFSAGLSEDGLIAVTGSQDLSVRIWDARSGSCLHSIEDRPSPVDSVDVGADGRLVLSACRDGEVGVWSAETGGNLVLLRGEQTLGARVARLSADGTTVVTAGMDHAVRVWDVESGQCVRTMTGHRGKVGDLAFGADGRLVASGGDSVRLWDLGSGQCVQSLPAVARTVCLSHDGRFAVSADDSAQLWDIATGQCVRTFETGPVRTARFTGGGRFLACGGSGGISVWDVHSGQVVRAPAEPSVSGLAATPDHLLAAIGDTARLIALDWELES; encoded by the coding sequence ATGGGCGCGCGATGGCAGACCGGCGACGTCGTCGACGGCCGTTACCAGGTGGAGCGCGCCTTCGAGAACGGCGGCATGGGCCTGGTGTACCGGGTCCGGCACCTCGCGTGGGGCGTGGACCTGGCGGTCAAGTGCCCCCGGCCGGAACTGTTCCGCGACGAGATCGACCGGCAGCGGTTCGTCGACGAAGCCCAGGTGTGGGTTTCGCTGGGCCTGCACCCGAACGTGTGTGCCTGCCACTACGTCCGGACCTTGGACGGGATCCCGCGGGTGTTCGCCGAATTCGTCCCCGGCGGCAGCCTGACCGACTGGATCCGCGACGGCAGGCTCTACGAAGGCGACCGGATCGCCGTGCTGGCAAGGATCCTGGACTTCGCCATCCAGACCGCCCGGGGACTGGAGCACGCGCACTCGCGCGGGCTGGTGCACCAGGATGTCAAGCCCGCCAACGTGCTGCTCGACGAGGACGGGACGGCCAAGGTCACCGACTTCGGGCTCGCGCGAGCCAGGGCCGTGGCCGCGACACAGCCAGCCGACACTGCTCCCGGTACCAGCATCCTGGTCCCGACCGGCGGGTTGACCAGGGCGTACGCGTCGCCGGAGCAGACGGCCGGGCAACCATTGAGCCGTCGCGCCGACATCTACAGCTTCGCGGTGTCCGTGCTGGAGATGTTCACCGGTGGCGTGATCTGGATGGTCGGGCCGGTCGCCGGGGAGGCGCTGGCCGCCCACCTCGCGGACGGCCCGGAAGCCGGTTTGCCGCGCATGCCCACGGAACTGGCTGAGCTGCTCGCCGATTGCCTGCGTGCCGAATCAGCCGATCGACCGCGCTCCATGGCCGAGGTGGCGGCCGCGCTCGCCGAGGTCTACCGCCAGGTCGTCGGCGTGGCGTATCCGCGGCCGGAGCCGGTGGCGGCCGACCTGCGTGCCGACGAACTCAACAACCGCGCGCTTTCACTGCTCGACCTCGGACAACCGGACGAAGCCGCGGAGGCGTTCACCGCCGCGCGGATCGCCGACCCCCGGCACCTGAAAGCCACCTACAACGCCGGGTTGCTGCGCTGGCGCCGCGGGGAGATCACCGACGAGGATCTGGTGACGGACCTCGAAGCCGTCCGCGCCGACACCGGCGACCCGTGGCTCGCCCGGCACCTGCTCGCCCAGGTCCAGTTGGAACGCGGCGACCTCGATGCCGCCCGCGAATTGCTCGACGGTATCGAACAGGCGGCTCCTGGTGAGCCGGACGTCGAGGCGACGTTGCGCGTCCTCCGATCCGGGCGGGCCGGGCACGCGTTCTGCGCCGAAACCGTGGCCGTGCCGTGGAACCAGCTCAGCTCCGACCCGCTGCCGCCGAAACTCGCGCTCTGCCTGACCCCGGACGGGCGAGTGGCGCTGACCGGGGACGACCGCGGCAGGGTCCGGGTGTGGGACGTCCGAAGTGGACGGTGTGTGTGCACCCTTCGCGGCCACCGCAAGCGGGTCACCTCGGTGGACATCACCGCGGACGGCCGCTTCGGCATCACCTCCGGCGAGGACCTGAGCGTGCGGGTGTGGGATCTGGTCAGGGGCCGCCGCCTGCGCGTCTTCCGCCCGCCCGGACTGGGTGGCTGGAGCTGGATCCGGTCGGTCCACGTGCGCGACGACGGGCGGCTCGCGCTGGCCGCGGCGAACGACGGGCCGGTCTGGGACGTCCACACCGGACAGTCCCGGTTCCACCTGGACAGCCACGTACCGGACGACCAGGCCCGCGGCCTGGCACTGTCCGGCTCGATGCTCGAGGTCAGCGCCGACGGCCGCACGGCCCTTTCGGCCGGGCACCAGGACAGGACGGTGCGCCTGTGGGACCTGGAAACCGGCCGGTACCGGGTGGTGACCACGAACGAGAAGTCGGTCAGCGGGCTGGCCTTCGGCGCGGACGGGCGGACCGCGGTCGTCGGCAGCTACTTCGCCCACCTCGACGTCATCGACCTGGCCGACGGGCGCCGCCTGCACACCGTGGCCGGGCACTACAGCCTGGTGGAACGGCTGGCGTTGAGCGCAGACGGCCGGTTCCTGCTCTCCGGTGGCGCCGATGACGGGGTGCGGTTGTGGGAACTCGGCCGGGACCGGTGCCTGCGGACCTTCCGCGGTCACCTGGGCCGGGTGAGCGAAGTACGGTTCGCGCCCTGGGGTGCGCTGAGCGCCGGTGAGGACAACACGGCCCGGCGGTGGACGCTGCCGGGCGGGTTCGAGGCCGCGCCCGCGTTGAGCAAACCGAGGCAGCATCCCGAAATGGTCCGGCTCGACGCCGAGGTACGGGCCATCGTCGGCGAGGCGGAGCAGGAGATCGCCGAGGGGCGCTTGCCTCGTGCCCTCGAACTGCTCAACCAGGCACGCACGATCGAGGGCTACGAACGGGATCCGCGCGTCATGGCGGCTTGGCGCACGCTCGGCGGCCACTGCGCCCGCGTCGGCCTGCGGGCGAGTTGGCCGCTCCAGCGGCTCACCGGACACACCAAGCTGGTGTTCTCCGCGGGCCTGTCCGAAGATGGGCTGATCGCGGTCACCGGGAGCCAGGACCTGTCGGTCCGGATCTGGGACGCCCGGAGCGGGAGCTGCCTGCACAGCATCGAAGACCGTCCGTCCCCAGTGGACTCCGTGGACGTGGGCGCGGACGGTCGGCTGGTGCTGTCCGCCTGCCGCGACGGCGAGGTCGGGGTGTGGTCGGCGGAGACCGGCGGCAACCTGGTCCTGCTGCGGGGCGAGCAAACCCTGGGCGCCCGCGTCGCCCGGTTGAGCGCGGACGGCACGACGGTGGTCACCGCCGGAATGGACCACGCCGTACGGGTTTGGGACGTCGAAAGCGGTCAGTGCGTGCGGACGATGACCGGGCACCGGGGGAAGGTCGGCGACCTGGCTTTCGGCGCGGACGGCAGGCTGGTCGCTTCCGGTGGTGATTCTGTGCGGTTGTGGGATCTCGGCTCCGGGCAATGCGTGCAGTCGCTGCCCGCCGTCGCTCGGACGGTCTGCCTGAGCCACGACGGGCGGTTCGCGGTCTCCGCGGACGACTCCGCCCAGCTGTGGGATATCGCAACCGGCCAGTGCGTGCGGACCTTCGAGACGGGACCCGTCCGCACCGCGCGGTTCACCGGCGGCGGCCGCTTCCTGGCCTGCGGCGGGTCAGGTGGCATCAGCGTTTGGGACGTCCACAGTGGACAAGTGGTGCGCGCGCCCGCCGAACCGTCCGTGAGCGGCCTGGCCGCGACACCGGACCATCTGCTGGCCGCGATCGGCGACACCGCGCGGCTCATCGCGCTCGATTGGGAGCTGGAAAGCTGA
- a CDS encoding DUF3072 domain-containing protein has product MSQTPEKDPDDWTTGDEPMTGPQASYLSTLAQEAGVEVPDDLTKVEASKRIDELQQQTGRGTSD; this is encoded by the coding sequence GTGTCCCAGACACCGGAGAAGGACCCCGACGACTGGACCACCGGCGACGAGCCGATGACCGGCCCGCAGGCTTCGTACCTGAGCACGCTCGCCCAGGAAGCCGGGGTGGAGGTCCCGGACGACCTGACCAAGGTGGAGGCTTCGAAACGCATCGACGAGCTTCAGCAGCAGACCGGGCGGGGTACCAGCGACTAG
- a CDS encoding ABC transporter ATP-binding protein, with the protein MADRHATGEALRLVEVSKTYGTQANPVHALRRASLALPAGTFTAVMGPSGSGKSTLLHCAAGLDEPTSGRVLVDGTELVHGSETAMTKFRRSRIGFVFQQFNLLPTLTVWQNTTLPLRLAGQKIDTGFVRDVLDRTWLGDRVDHLPAELSGGQQQRVAIARALVTRPNLIFADEPTGALDTRSAREVLAMLAEAVHTLGQTVVMVTHDPVAAAFADSVVFLADGQIVDRLDRPDAKTVAERLTHLGEPSPAVAVGE; encoded by the coding sequence ATGGCTGATCGGCACGCGACGGGCGAGGCACTGCGCCTGGTCGAAGTAAGCAAAACTTATGGTACACAAGCGAACCCGGTACACGCCCTGCGAAGAGCCTCCCTCGCCCTGCCGGCGGGGACGTTCACCGCGGTGATGGGGCCCTCCGGCTCCGGCAAGAGCACGCTGCTCCACTGCGCCGCCGGGCTCGACGAGCCGACCAGCGGCCGGGTGCTCGTCGACGGGACCGAGCTGGTCCACGGCAGCGAGACCGCGATGACCAAGTTCCGCCGGTCCCGGATCGGCTTCGTGTTCCAGCAGTTCAATCTCCTGCCCACGCTGACGGTGTGGCAGAACACCACGCTCCCCCTGCGGCTCGCCGGGCAGAAGATCGACACCGGTTTCGTGCGCGACGTGCTCGACCGCACCTGGCTCGGGGATCGCGTCGACCACCTGCCCGCCGAACTGTCGGGTGGTCAGCAGCAGCGGGTGGCGATCGCGCGGGCGCTGGTGACCCGGCCCAACCTGATCTTCGCCGACGAGCCGACCGGTGCGCTGGACACACGCAGCGCCCGCGAGGTGCTGGCGATGCTCGCCGAAGCCGTGCACACCCTCGGCCAGACCGTCGTCATGGTCACGCACGACCCGGTCGCCGCCGCCTTCGCGGATTCGGTGGTCTTCCTGGCCGACGGGCAGATCGTGGACCGGCTCGACCGGCCGGACGCCAAGACGGTGGCCGAGCGGCTGACACACCTGGGTGAGCCGAGCCCGGCCGTCGCGGTGGGTGAGTGA
- a CDS encoding FtsX-like permease family protein: MFRLALSSLRYRTGGFVASFLSLFLGAAILMTFASMVDTRLTPGIDENSAFTLTLVAAVVGSWGLIIVAFAVGSTLTLLVRQRHQEMALLRSIGATPAQTVRLVVGEAAVVAVAAGALAIVPSMFGGELLLRLLADTGQVAPGIEHRFGALGLGIGLGITFGAAVLAAVVATRRTAGVSARQAMLAVTENPRMSRKRLVIGLLLLASGLTCGVLTVTVFKDNGLELMAVAGQAGILSSIGLAVLSPALARVVVAVLGNPVRAVTGVGGYLTVLTIRRRTRQFADGLIAVILFTGIATGTLYLQAIENSSVTVKAPEHQNLETLNYVVIGMIAVFAAVMLINTLAAAIIHRRGEFGRQRLAGSTPPQVLGMVSVEGVLLAVTGIVFGSLAAVAAIAPYSFVRTGSIVPGESPLLYGVIVVIAALLTLGTCVAATRRAIRGPAIRAIGA; the protein is encoded by the coding sequence GTGTTCCGACTCGCCCTGAGCTCACTGCGCTACCGCACCGGCGGCTTCGTGGCCAGTTTCCTCTCACTGTTCCTCGGCGCGGCCATCCTGATGACCTTCGCGTCCATGGTGGACACCAGGCTCACGCCCGGCATCGACGAGAACTCCGCCTTCACGCTGACCTTGGTCGCCGCCGTGGTCGGTAGCTGGGGGCTGATCATCGTGGCCTTCGCCGTCGGCTCCACGCTGACCCTGCTGGTGCGCCAGCGCCACCAGGAGATGGCGCTGCTGCGCAGCATCGGCGCGACACCCGCGCAGACGGTCCGGCTGGTCGTCGGGGAAGCGGCGGTGGTCGCGGTCGCGGCGGGCGCGCTGGCGATCGTGCCCTCGATGTTCGGCGGTGAGTTGCTGCTGCGCCTGCTCGCCGACACCGGTCAGGTCGCCCCGGGCATCGAGCACCGGTTCGGCGCGCTGGGGCTGGGCATCGGCCTGGGCATCACGTTCGGCGCGGCGGTGCTCGCGGCGGTCGTGGCCACGCGCCGCACGGCCGGGGTGAGCGCCCGCCAGGCGATGCTGGCGGTGACCGAGAACCCGCGGATGAGCCGCAAGCGCCTCGTCATCGGTCTCCTGCTGCTCGCTTCCGGGCTCACCTGCGGGGTACTCACCGTGACCGTGTTCAAGGACAACGGGCTGGAGTTGATGGCGGTCGCGGGCCAGGCCGGAATCCTGTCCTCGATCGGGCTGGCCGTGCTCTCCCCCGCGCTGGCCCGCGTGGTGGTGGCGGTTCTCGGCAACCCGGTGCGCGCGGTGACCGGCGTCGGCGGTTACCTGACCGTGCTGACCATCCGCCGTCGCACCCGCCAGTTCGCCGATGGCCTCATCGCGGTCATCCTGTTCACCGGCATCGCGACCGGCACCCTGTACCTGCAGGCGATCGAGAACTCCTCGGTGACGGTCAAAGCGCCGGAGCACCAGAACCTCGAGACGCTGAACTACGTGGTGATCGGCATGATCGCGGTGTTCGCCGCGGTGATGCTGATCAACACACTGGCGGCGGCGATCATCCACCGCCGCGGGGAGTTCGGCAGGCAGCGGCTGGCCGGTTCGACGCCGCCGCAGGTGCTGGGCATGGTGAGCGTGGAGGGCGTGCTGCTGGCGGTGACCGGCATCGTGTTCGGGTCGCTGGCGGCCGTCGCGGCGATCGCGCCGTACAGCTTCGTGCGGACCGGCTCGATCGTGCCGGGTGAGAGCCCGCTGCTCTACGGGGTGATCGTGGTGATCGCGGCACTCCTGACGCTGGGAACCTGTGTGGCCGCGACCCGGCGGGCGATCCGGGGACCGGCGATCCGGGCGATCGGCGCCTGA
- a CDS encoding nuclear transport factor 2 family protein yields MRTTLKSLGVLAGTVAMLLAGAASVPAKPVVAGMAKTVVEGEVSANAQAFIDRQTRFGAMPTSPERISLYADEIFDEHATLWEAAGTVIKGKEAIRTAITGTLGKLPSFRMFPTRVAVDGNVVLYGAHNEVEIHGTTVSYPAIYRVVLGDDGKVIQGRRYYDRFTWFRGLDPTLENLFEGVRDGGSAPVRGTADRAAAWNNRDAAALIAGTGPLTGPGAGPLHTTGGKTAYLTRFFAKAESLQVRPGQTVRTAEATYQEWYGTVTTAERQTPASFGIIERFDNRRRSWELTFDTLPLIAGPQKVEELYALL; encoded by the coding sequence TTGAGAACGACGCTGAAGTCGCTGGGTGTGCTGGCCGGGACCGTGGCGATGCTGCTCGCGGGTGCCGCCAGCGTGCCGGCGAAGCCCGTCGTGGCGGGCATGGCGAAAACCGTGGTGGAGGGCGAGGTCTCGGCGAACGCGCAGGCGTTCATCGACCGGCAGACCCGGTTCGGTGCCATGCCCACCAGCCCGGAACGGATCTCGCTGTACGCGGACGAGATCTTCGACGAGCACGCCACCCTGTGGGAGGCGGCGGGCACGGTGATCAAGGGCAAGGAGGCGATCCGCACGGCCATCACGGGCACGTTGGGCAAGCTGCCGTCCTTCCGGATGTTCCCGACGCGGGTCGCGGTGGACGGGAACGTGGTGCTGTACGGCGCACACAACGAGGTGGAAATCCACGGGACCACGGTCAGCTACCCGGCGATCTACCGCGTGGTGCTGGGTGACGATGGCAAGGTGATCCAGGGACGGCGCTACTACGACCGGTTCACCTGGTTCCGCGGCCTCGATCCCACGCTGGAGAACCTGTTCGAAGGCGTGCGTGACGGCGGCTCGGCGCCGGTCCGAGGCACCGCCGACCGGGCGGCGGCCTGGAACAACCGGGATGCCGCCGCGCTGATCGCCGGTACCGGCCCCCTGACCGGCCCCGGCGCCGGTCCACTGCACACCACGGGCGGGAAAACCGCCTACCTGACGCGGTTCTTCGCCAAGGCGGAAAGCCTGCAGGTGCGGCCGGGGCAGACCGTGCGCACCGCGGAAGCCACCTACCAGGAGTGGTACGGCACGGTGACCACCGCGGAACGCCAGACGCCGGCCTCGTTCGGCATCATCGAACGCTTCGACAACCGGCGGCGGAGCTGGGAGCTGACCTTCGACACGCTGCCCCTGATCGCCGGACCGCAGAAGGTGGAGGAGCTCTACGCCCTGCTGTGA
- a CDS encoding STAS domain-containing protein, translating to MSQYAVRPAPATFEVTTDHAVTVLTATGELDNQVVDRLGHALAEAIGRRPKALLLDLSRIAFCSAQTLRVLLDAHIDARAAGVACAMVSTHPTVVRPIRLLRLDHLLQVHPDLEAAWRRLTLLS from the coding sequence GTGTCGCAGTACGCTGTCCGTCCCGCCCCCGCCACCTTCGAGGTCACCACTGACCACGCGGTCACCGTGCTCACCGCGACCGGTGAGCTGGACAACCAGGTCGTCGACCGGCTGGGCCACGCACTGGCCGAAGCGATCGGGCGGCGTCCGAAAGCGTTGCTCCTGGACCTGTCCCGGATCGCTTTCTGTTCCGCGCAAACGCTTCGCGTCCTGCTGGACGCCCACATCGACGCCCGCGCGGCCGGGGTGGCGTGCGCGATGGTCAGCACGCACCCCACGGTGGTGCGGCCGATCCGCCTGTTGCGGCTGGACCACCTGCTCCAGGTCCACCCGGACCTGGAAGCGGCGTGGCGCCGGCTCACCCTGCTGTCCTGA
- a CDS encoding TetR/AcrR family transcriptional regulator translates to MSASSLRARVRSEMNHEIKEVARRHLAAEGANLSLRGVARDMGIVPSALYRYFPSRDALLTALILDGYEALARAATEAEAGVPREDLRGRWHAVCSAVRKWALEHPAEYGLLYGNPVPGYVAPQDTVEPATKVVLLLVGVLADAGDSLAPLPSPVPEPVRADLRRLLGERSGAAAEEQLDRVFAAWTQLFGLLSFEVFGRLNDLISARTEYFDHHVGLMADLAGLPR, encoded by the coding sequence ATGTCCGCGTCGTCACTGCGTGCCCGCGTCCGCTCGGAGATGAACCACGAGATCAAGGAAGTCGCCCGGCGGCACCTCGCCGCCGAGGGGGCCAACCTGTCCCTGCGCGGCGTGGCCAGAGACATGGGCATCGTGCCTTCGGCGCTCTACCGGTACTTCCCGAGCCGCGACGCCCTGCTCACCGCGTTGATCCTCGACGGGTACGAAGCGCTCGCCCGGGCAGCGACGGAAGCCGAAGCGGGCGTGCCGCGTGAGGACCTGCGCGGTCGCTGGCACGCCGTCTGCTCCGCCGTGCGGAAGTGGGCGCTCGAGCACCCCGCCGAATACGGCCTCCTGTACGGCAATCCGGTCCCCGGTTACGTCGCGCCGCAGGACACCGTGGAACCGGCCACGAAAGTGGTGCTGCTGCTCGTCGGGGTGCTCGCCGACGCCGGGGACAGCCTGGCCCCGCTGCCTTCGCCGGTGCCCGAACCGGTCCGCGCCGACCTGCGCAGACTGCTCGGCGAACGCTCCGGTGCAGCCGCCGAAGAACAGCTCGACCGCGTGTTCGCCGCCTGGACGCAGTTGTTCGGCCTCCTCAGCTTCGAGGTGTTCGGGCGCCTGAACGACCTGATCTCCGCGCGCACCGAGTACTTCGACCACCACGTGGGCCTGATGGCGGACCTGGCAGGCCTGCCGCGCTGA
- a CDS encoding NPCBM/NEW2 domain-containing protein, protein MPALSPPRIGALLAAVCLLGCVPVLASPPASAATGVATTPPMGFNNKFVTGCGSGLNEQTILGIADTMVATGLRDAGYEFVNIDDCWALPERGASGELVPDPVRFPRGVEAIADDLHARGLKLGLYGGAGTKTCATPGIPGSFGHEEQDAATFAAWGVDHLKYDNCNNQGVDAKQRYSAMADALRDTGRPIVFAICDWGINKPWGWAQGIGHSWRTMIDINDTWARLLTVIKQNMNLAGYAGPGGWNDPDLLMTGNGGMSATEYRTQFALWAVMAAPLLVSADLRQATSETLDLLRNPDLVGVNQDPLGAQGAPIRSQDGTHVFVKPLANGDRAVVLFNETDTARRIGTSATELGLPQAAGYRVRDAWTHQDAHTAGPVNATVPPHATAVYRIGTDRHWYKYPPLTDAAAEPELAYPGALTVVAPGGTAAVTSTLTNSGNLPASSVQASLSAPAGWSVQAGSPTTRPVLPGGKQFGTQWAISVPPGTSPGKYALTANYSYSVPHQPTPVTTSYTVDLSVAATPASGSSILSDTNWIRATNGWGPVEKDLSNGEQFAADGQPITLGGTTHAKGLGTHAPASVEFFTGGACTSLDALVGVHDGKAGTVAFQVWADGALAYDSGVRTAAEPPLPISTDVTGAAFVRLVVTDGGDGTTEDHADWAAPTIQCG, encoded by the coding sequence ATGCCTGCTCTGTCCCCTCCCCGGATCGGTGCGTTGCTCGCCGCGGTGTGCCTGCTCGGCTGCGTGCCGGTGCTCGCCTCCCCGCCCGCGTCGGCGGCCACCGGCGTGGCCACGACGCCGCCGATGGGGTTCAACAACAAGTTCGTCACCGGCTGCGGTTCCGGGCTGAACGAGCAGACGATCCTCGGTATCGCCGACACGATGGTGGCCACCGGGTTGCGGGACGCCGGGTACGAGTTCGTCAACATCGACGACTGCTGGGCCCTGCCGGAGCGCGGCGCGAGCGGTGAACTGGTCCCCGATCCGGTGCGCTTTCCCCGCGGGGTCGAGGCGATCGCCGACGACCTGCACGCTCGCGGCCTGAAACTCGGCCTCTACGGCGGTGCGGGCACCAAGACCTGCGCCACCCCGGGCATCCCGGGCAGCTTCGGGCACGAGGAACAGGACGCCGCGACGTTCGCCGCCTGGGGCGTGGACCACCTCAAGTACGACAACTGCAACAACCAGGGCGTCGACGCGAAGCAGCGGTACTCCGCGATGGCCGACGCCCTGCGCGACACCGGGCGCCCCATCGTCTTCGCGATCTGCGACTGGGGCATCAACAAGCCGTGGGGCTGGGCGCAGGGCATCGGCCACTCCTGGCGCACGATGATCGACATCAACGACACCTGGGCCCGGCTGCTGACGGTGATCAAGCAGAACATGAACCTGGCCGGGTACGCCGGGCCGGGCGGCTGGAACGACCCCGACCTGCTGATGACGGGCAACGGCGGCATGTCCGCGACCGAGTACCGCACCCAGTTCGCCCTGTGGGCGGTGATGGCCGCGCCGCTGCTGGTCAGCGCCGACCTGCGCCAGGCCACCTCGGAGACCCTCGACCTGCTGCGCAACCCGGACCTCGTCGGGGTGAACCAGGATCCGCTCGGCGCCCAGGGCGCGCCGATCCGGTCGCAGGACGGCACCCACGTGTTCGTCAAACCGCTCGCGAACGGCGACCGGGCGGTGGTGCTGTTCAACGAAACCGACACCGCCCGCCGGATCGGCACGTCGGCCACCGAACTCGGGCTGCCTCAGGCCGCCGGTTACCGCGTGCGGGACGCGTGGACCCACCAGGACGCGCACACCGCGGGCCCGGTCAACGCGACCGTCCCGCCCCACGCGACCGCGGTGTACCGGATCGGGACCGACCGGCACTGGTACAAGTACCCGCCGCTGACCGATGCCGCCGCCGAACCGGAACTCGCCTACCCCGGCGCCCTGACCGTGGTGGCGCCCGGCGGCACGGCCGCGGTCACCTCGACCCTGACCAACTCGGGGAACCTGCCGGCCAGTTCCGTGCAGGCGAGCCTGAGCGCACCGGCGGGCTGGTCGGTCCAGGCGGGCTCCCCCACCACCCGGCCGGTGCTCCCCGGCGGGAAGCAGTTCGGCACGCAGTGGGCGATCTCGGTGCCGCCCGGCACGAGCCCGGGCAAGTACGCGCTCACCGCGAACTACTCGTATTCCGTTCCCCACCAGCCCACGCCCGTCACCACCTCGTACACCGTCGACCTCTCGGTCGCGGCGACTCCGGCCTCCGGCTCGAGCATCCTCAGTGACACGAACTGGATACGCGCGACCAACGGCTGGGGCCCGGTGGAGAAGGACCTCTCCAACGGCGAGCAGTTCGCCGCGGACGGTCAGCCGATCACGCTCGGCGGCACCACCCACGCCAAGGGTCTCGGCACGCACGCGCCCGCCTCGGTCGAGTTCTTCACCGGAGGCGCCTGCACCTCGCTGGATGCCCTGGTCGGCGTGCACGACGGCAAGGCGGGCACGGTGGCCTTCCAGGTGTGGGCCGACGGCGCCCTCGCCTACGACAGCGGCGTGCGGACCGCGGCCGAGCCACCCCTGCCGATCAGCACGGACGTGACCGGGGCCGCCTTCGTCCGCCTGGTGGTCACCGATGGTGGTGACGGCACCACCGAGGACCACGCCGACTGGGCCGCGCCCACGATCCAGTGCGGCTGA